From the Lathyrus oleraceus cultivar Zhongwan6 chromosome 3, CAAS_Psat_ZW6_1.0, whole genome shotgun sequence genome, the window GGTGGTAGACCACAAGATTTTATACCAtatttacaaatatatatacaaaAATAACCATGGACCACATCAGTTATGACTCTTGACTCTAGCAAAATAGAGTTCAACTTTTGTTGCCAAGCTAAAGCTTCAGAAATAACTCACCTAATAACACACCTCTTCAACGAGAATGAAACAAAGCCATTAAAGCCAACAGAATAAAAGGGAAAACTGTAAGATAAAACCCTCGACACTACGGTAAAtttaaaaagaataaaaaaattaGTAATGAAAGTAAACCTGTAGATCTCAATAACTGAAAGAGAAAGTACAGTACAACAAAATAGTCGAACTTCTTTATCTTCATGATTTTCCCCTACCGTTAGCTGCTTCACGCTGACTACGAAAATGACTGAGAAGTTGTTGTGCCTGCATGTAGGCGAACAACAAGTTAGTATTTGTTCTACATTTCAGATTGTGTTTAGTACCAGAGATACTGTATGTCATGACCACCAATGTTTCAGCACTCTTTATGTCTGATGGCGATACTTTTTCCATTTTGCTGTACCCGGACTTCATAGTCCTCACTCCGAACTAAATTTCTGCCTAAAAAAATAACCGACCCCCTCTTCTTCTATGTGTCCATTACACATAATTCCAAACTAGGCTAGGGTTGGGCCATTTGTAATGGGCTACGCCTTAAACAAGTGTGCCTAATAGGAGACCTACTGATAGAACTCCCCATATTACTTAGTGGGTATCAAATCAAAGGGAAAATTTATCAAGGAAACCCCAAACTAGATAGTCAGAACTCATAATTTCCTTCATTTTCTTAGGGGAAACGGGCAGGGAGAGAGAATAATATACTGCACAGAATATCTTAGGAAGTATAATTTCAGAAATTAGTTTCAACAAACTGAATGTGTTAATTATCATGATTAAATCACAAAGCTTGAAAACTGTTGCATAATATTATTAAGGATATTCTGTGAATGTTCCTATGTTGTATATATATTATTTCCTTGTTTAGTTATTCTTATCTCTACCTTTATTTAAGAGAGAGAAATCCGCACAAATTAATACAATTGAGAATTATTCTTCTCTGGTTTCTTTCAACTTGGTACCAGAGCTGAATGAAGAGGAGAATAATATTCTTAAAAACACACGGCCTCTAAAGCAGGGGCAGAAGGGTGTTTATGGGGATTCTCATTAAATCCAAATTACCTCTTTTCGACTCAACGGGTCAAACTAGTTACAATGGTCACAAACTGTCCAGATGTACACCCAAGAAACTTGGTGGAAACTCCATGGGAAACCAGCACATGTGAATAACGGAAAACCCGGTCCTAGAGCACCCAGATCTATCCCTACAGTAAGGTGGAAAAAACCAAGCTGAACAATGATCAAGTTGAGGAGCTCATAAGGTTGTTAAAATCTAGTTCTTTATCCGGTGTTCCTGAAAACTCTATTGTATCTATAGGTGGACATCAACTCATCCAAATTCAGCAATACGACGGTATATGTACACTAACAAAAATCTAACAATCAAAATAGATTACAAACTGAAAGAGGTTAGCTGGCTCCATACCTTTTCCTTTGCTCTTGGTGTGCCAAACTGGGACAATGCAACTATGGGAGGTACAGCTCCTTCTTGAAGAATGAAAGTACAAAACTTAGGGCTATGAAGGCTTAGTTGCAAGACAATCGATGCAGCATTTTCCTTTCCTCTATGAGAACCCGATTCCACAAGTTCAACCAGTAAGGGGATTGCCCTTTCGCGTACAATTTCTATTCGACCCTCTGGGATTGTCGATAAGTTTGCCAAAAGAGCAACAGCCTTGTCAACCATTCCATCAGCTGGGTCCAATAGCTTAACTAGAAACTTCACAGCTCCAGCTTGAACTATCCGAGCTTTATTCTCGTGAAATATTGACAGGTTAAATAAAGCAGTTGCAGCATCTTTCTTCCCCCTAAGAGTTCCAGAAGCTAGAAGCTCCACCAAAGCTTTAACCGCACCGGAGCGACCAATCTTCATCTTACTGTTTTCTGGTACTGAGAGACTGAATAGAGTTGCAGCCGAGTTTTCCTTGGCACCATTATTTCCATTCTTCAAAACATGGATAAGTGGTTCTATGGCTCCTGCTTCCATAATCAAGGTCTTGTTGTCTTCATTTATCGACAAATTCAATATAGCTGTCACAGCATGCTCTTGTATTATCTTCATGTCTGAATATAGCAGTGGAAGTAAATGCATAATGGCACCACATTTCCCAACAATGATACGGTTTTCCATATTATGCTTTGTAAGAAGCCGCAATTCTTCGGCGGCGGAAGCTTGTGTTTCTTTTGATTGACTTTGTAGATATTCAATCAACTGACCGACATGTGCGGTGGTCAATTTATCAGATTCTGAGGTGGAAACAGGACGGGCATCATCTTCTGAACTTGAATGGCTAGTAAAAACAAAATCATTATTGTTATTGTACTTATTTTCATTCTCTGTCGTTCGATATTTTGATCCAGGGCTTTGAAACTGCTCTCGCGATGCCGTTGGAAAATTCCCAAATTCTTTATATTCAGGAGAAGCAGGAAACACATTATTATTAATATCACCAGACAGAAGCACATTTTGATGCTTATTTGATATCCCCGAGACCGTTGGAACATTTTGATGTTTCTCCTGCACATTTTGATGCTTATTTGATATCCCTGACACCGTTGGAACGTTTTGATGCTTCTCCTGCACATTTTGTTGCTTATTTGATATCCCTGACACCGTTGGAACATTTTGATGCTTCTCCAGCATATTTTGATGTTTATTTGATACCCCTGGTATCGCTGCATTTTCTGATCCAGGGCTTTGAAATTGCTCTCGTGATACTGTTGGAAAATTCTCAACTTCTTTATTTGCGTGAGAAGCAAGAAACACATTATTATTAATTTCTCCAGACAAAAGCATATTTTGATGCTTATTTGACATCCCTGACACCGTTGGAACATTTTCCTGCTTCTCCTGCACATTTTCCTGCTTCTCCTGCACATTTTGATGCTTATTTGATATCCCTGACATTCTTGGAACATTTTCAAGCTTCTCCTGCATATTTTGATGTTTATTTGATATCCCTGACACCGTTGAAATATTTTGATGCTTCTCCTGCACATTTTGATGCATATTTGATATCCCTGACACTGTTGGAACATTTTGATGCTTCTGCACATTTTCCTGCTTCTCCTGCACATTTTGTTGCTTATTTGACATCCCTGACACCCCTGGAACATTTTGATGCTTCTCCTGCACATTTTGATGTTTATCGGATATCCCCGGCGTCTTTGCATTTTTTGATACAGGGCTTTGAAATTGCTCCTGTGATACCGTTGGAAAATTCCCAAATTCTTTATATGCAGGAGAAGCAGGAACATTATGATTAATCTCTCCGGACAACAGCACATTGTGATGCTTATTTGGTATCCCTGACACCGTTGGAACATTTTGATGCTTCTCCTGCACATTTTGATGTTTATTTGATATCCCAGGCGTTGTTGCTTTTTTTGATCCAGGGCTTTGAAATTGCTCTTGTGATACTGTTGGAAAATTCGCAACTTTTTCGTTTGCAGGAGAAGCAGGATACACATTATTATTAATTTCTCCAGATAACATCACATTTGGATGCTTATTTGATATCTCGACCACCTTTTTTGAAACAGACGGTACATAATCAGTACTAGAAATAGAACTTGAAAATGACTCACTTCTGCTATGACTACACGAAGGAGCATGAGATTGTCGCTCAAACATTTCGGTCTCACCTTCACCGCTTAATCTGGAGGAGTCATCACCCTTTGGCTGTTCAAATGCATTTCCAGTTTGAAGAGATGATTTAGAATTGAAATTGCTACTATGCGAAGACCCGAAACTACAGGCACGATTTAAATCTTGATGCAATAAATAATCCGTGGGGGGTGAACTTTGGGTAGAATTACTCTGCTTTGAGTTATGGGGAAGTTCGACATTATTTTCTTCACACCAACTTGCTATCATAGCTTTAACCGTATAATTGGGAATTAGAATTGCATGGTTAAGTCTCTGATGAGTCTTGGGACAAACATTCAGCCCGCTATCAAGCCAGGTTTGGATGGACTGTCTCTGGTATGTTTGACCTGAAGCAACAATAACCGGATCCAACATGAGTTCAAGCGATAAAGGGCATCGGAAGTATGACGGGACTGACACATCACTTTTGACTTCAGGGCATTTCGTTTTCATTGCATAATCACGTAAACTGCAAACAAGATTCGCAATTTGGTTAATTTCATCCAACTCCCCTTTTGTTTTGTTAACTTCCGCATTCAACCTTTCCTTTTCCACAGCAATACTTTCTTTCAGTAGCTCCTGGTTTGACATCAAGTTAAGTAACTCTATAATTTTCCTTTGACATTCATAGCTAGGCTTAGTATTATTCTTTTGATTTCTCAACACTTCTTCAATATAGACCGATGTTGATTCCTTCTTAAGACACTTAAGTTCCTGCATATGGTGCTGAAAAAAATCGCTAGCAATTAGTTTCACAACTTTGTTGATTGACATCACAACAAATAACTTAACACAAATACTCCTTCCAAATACAGTTAGGTCCAACCTAAATTCTAAGATTGTATCAGAGCCTATCCATCAAGACACCCACCATTTATATTCACGCACCAAGCCTAATAGTACTTGGTGTGAGATGGTGTATTGGGATATACTCAAATCCTACATTGAACGTAGAAAATGCCAGAAATAAGTCTATAAAGAATTACACTCCTCCTTTTACAAACCGGTTATGTAGGATTGAGTTAGGACCAACACAAATTCTAAGACCGGAAACAAATAGTTTCAAATTCCGGACATACCTGAAGATTATTCAAAACTGAGGTAGATGAAGTTAACTTATGGAATCTATCAATTATGTGACAAATCCTAAGTGAAGTGTCTTGTAGCATTATCAACAGTTCTCCACTTTGAAGAACCTGAAATACAACAATCCCAGCAACAGTTAAAGACGTTGCAATTCAATTTCAGCCTTGTTCAAAACAAAGCGGCAGAGGATCCTAAAAAGTTCGAAATAACAATGGCATTATTAGTTTGAGTATGAACGATAACTAACTGCTTACATTATGGACCCTGCTTGTCTTCGGGCTCCAATTTTCAATAAACTCCCGAGCTTGGTTAACCTGCCGGTCCAACTCTTCACATTCTCTATACAGATTTTCATCCAAAGGGATTTTGTAATCGAAAACATCGTCGAGCACCGGTTTCAAACACCTCAAAACGGAAACCATATTAGTACAGTTCTTCTGAAGAGGGGCAGGCTTCACTGTTTGGCAAGAAACTAGATGAATGAATCGAGAAATGCTGTTGATTACACATTTTGCTGAAGCTAGATCCATTTGATCTGTTTTGGTAACACCACATAACAAAGATCACATTACAAAAACATCACCTAGAAATCCACCAACAGAATTGGAAATCACACAAAAGAAAACCTAGAAACCAATCAAATGAATCAAAAACTGCAAAAAtacacatgagaaatccatgaaaaaaatgaaagATAGATAATTGAAAAATGCATTTGCATACCTAAATGCATGATTCTGAAACAGATCGAGATCAATTGAAATTGATTTTTGTGTGAAATTGAAAGGAGGTAAGTAGTGAAGGGTTTTCCGTTCATTCATGGCTGTGTTTTTCCATTCTCAACAAAGTTACCTGGAAAGGCTGAGGAAAAGGGTCCCCGTTCGGGTAAACAAAGAGAATTTTTTTGATCAAATTCAGAAAAATCATAAGCTGCAAAAACAGAGGAAAATTTGGGTTAAAGCTGTGGGTCCTTAATAATTTTAATACGGTTGTAGTTGCAGAAATCATTGGGTATTTTGGGGAAATAAATTATAAATCTATATTTACAAGAATATGATATCATCtttcaataaataaataaatgtgtTTAAAAATTACTACCATCTTTCAATTTTAAATAAATGtgttttattatttaaatattttagGATGGAAATGAgcaaaattattatttttaaatttgtttaaaaaataaactgaatgaaatgaattataattttttttatcttaTTTACTAAAAAATGATGCACACAAACTCTTCAAGAAATTACTACCATACTAAACAAATAAAGAGGGAAAacgtaaaaaaaaaaaaaaaaaaggttaatTTGCATAACAAACTACGAAGTTTATTACATGCATGTGTTATATGCCCTTGGATGCTTTTAGAAAGATAATTAATTAGTTATTAATTAGTTGCTTTaggttgtttttttttcttcttttttttgtTTGTTAGTTCATTAGATCAAGTATATAAAGTAAATTGATCTCCTTTATGTATTGACTGAACtttcttttataaaaaaaatcattttgtCATTTATTGATGGTCTGCATTTTACAAATGTAATACCCAAATGTAATATGTAATATGGTATCATATAGTAATATACCCTGACTTTCTTTCTTTATCATTTCACCTTTATATAATTAcgtttttctttttttaaaataGGGTTCTTCCATAATATTTATTTTCCCATTTCAATATTTTTCTGAGACTCATCAATCAAGCTCGCATGACTTCtaattataaaaattaatttgATAATGACGACGATTTTTCCACTACAACTGTCATTCCAAAAGATATGGCCCTCCGGTCCCCGAAGTCCTTTCTATCTCCATCCCAATGAAAATCTCGACTCAACCTTTGTAGTATTGTCGATTGATGATCTCAACTACTTTAATTAGAGCAAATCAATGCGAAGGGAGTTAACATCCTAGAATAAACTTTCTTTTATCAATGTAACTCTTAAGAAACCATTTTCACCAAGCTCATTTTGAGCTTTGGGTTGAGAGAATTATATGGTTCTCTCTTGGATCAAAATAAAAGTTTCACCGCACATTGCTTAGAGTACGATATGCTTTGATTTCACCTTGGAGCTCTATGAACACCTGCACGAAAGATTCACTAAAGACAACCATTTCTTCTTCTTCGATCTTCTTTTAGACCTTCACTTATTCAAGCAAGGTGATAAATCCTTCTCCTAGTATCTCACTAAAATGAAGATCCTCTAGAACAGACTTGAAGATCTTTGTCCAACATATTCATGTTCTTTTCAAATTCCCTGCACTTGTGATCTTGTCAAAGGCTTTGCAAGTACAAGCATATAAAATACCTCTCTTGTTTTCTCAAAGGCTTAAATGATTCTTACGACAACATATGCACTCAAAACTTGATCATGGATCCTCTCGCAAACATCAATTATGTATTACTCTCTCATTGTCCAACAAGAGGTATCCATATCTCCTTCTTCCATCTCTGACTCCAACATTCTTAATGCCAACAATCATACCTCTATGGGTTGCGGCAAGTGAATAGGCTCTTTAGAAACCCATACGTTATGTACACACTAAAACAAGATCAACCACATCATTGATAATTGTTATATCAAGCAAGGGTTTTCCCTAGGCTATGGAACAAGAACTCAAGCTAAATTTCATAATCACAATTCAGATTCCAAAGCTACTACCAATCATGCTCCTATCTCAGAAAAACATGGATCCATTTCCAAATAAGATTATCAACACTTACTTACTCTTATCCAACAATCCAGGCAAGATGCTCGTAATCACAATATATATAAGAACACATATGTTGATAACTCTCATATAATCTCAAGTATCACCAATGCAGGTATTGGTTTAAAGAAATTTTTTATTTGAATCCTTGATTTTGGGACATTAGATCATGTTTTCCCCTATATCAAGTGTTTCTCTAACATTAAGCACATTTACTCTATTCACATACACTTTTCTAATGGAAACACCATTGATGTTAATTTTTCTGGCTCAATCTATTTTGATGATAATCTAAAATTACATAATGTTCTATAAATTCTCGAATTTCAATTCACTCTTATCTTTATATCAAAATTATGCTTAGATTTTGAATGACATATAAGTTTCTCATATAATTCTGGTCAAATCCAAGATGTCTATAATTTGGATGATTGGTCGAGTGAGCCTGCATAAGATTATCTACATCCTTCACAAGACACTCCTAATCACACACTTTATTTGCATTATCATAGAAGATTGTCATCCTACCCCTATTTCTGAGAATGTTAATAATGCTCTTGTTGTTAATAATACCTTAGATGTTTGGAACCATAGATTGGTCCATCCATCCAATGATGTTTTACAACACATGTCTCCTTATTTTCCTTATAtcaaatataataataatttcatttgccatgctttcCATCTTGCTAAACAATCTAAATTTCATTTTCCTACTAGTTTCTCTCCTCCATCTAATGGTTTTGAATTAGTCCATATGGATATTTGGGGTCCCATAGGGAACCCTTCATTATATGGTTTCAGTCCTTTATAACTATAATGGATGACTTTACTAGATATACTTGGACTTTTCTCATGCAAAATAAATCAAATATTAACAATAGAGATATCAAAGTAAGGAAGAAAGAAATGGATAAGGGTTTCCATAATATGAATTGTTaggggagtttttcactagggagcattgaataTTATGGGACTTTTTTTCTAGAGtaacacctttgtgagagacacaccatatattcacccaaaaccttaaggtgatgggtgggtggattctctcacttatgaatgctcaagtctccatatttccaaccaatgtgggactattacccacactactcacacttgcTACATTCTCAATACTCCCCCTTAAGCGTGAATCCACAATGATACCCTTCAATTGGaagctcttcttacttccacaaactcttgtaccACATGTAACATTTCTTACTCACCATCCTTTGTGGTACCATTGAAACTCTTCAACGGAACGTTTCTTACTCACCACCCTTGTGACGCCGTTGACTTTTGATACAAGTAAGTCGGTCTTTTTCTCGaaccaaaggctcatgataccaTGTGTTATGGGAGTTTTTTTTACTAGGGAGTATTGAATattgtgagacttcttcttttagagcaacacctttgtgatAGACACATCGCATATCACCCAAAACCTTAAAGTGATAGGTGTGTGGGTTCTCCTACTTATAAATGTTCAACTTTCCATATTTATAACCAATGTAGGACTCCAACTCACACATGATTATTATTCTTAACACTCCCCATCAAGTGTGAGTCTACAATGCTCCCCCCTCAAGTGGAAACCCTTTGGTTTGATAGGCAAAGATGCAGGATTCAAATCATTCATCCTAAATCTCttgattatcttcttgacatactttctttgatgtagCACCATACCTTGCTTCGACATTTTAAATTCTATGCCTATAAAGTATGACAACTTTCCCAAAtccgacatttcaaattccttcttcatcagCTTTTTGAACTTTGACAAGTTCTTCAACCTATTTCCAGTTACTAGCAAGTCGTCGACATATAAACGCATGATTTTTATATCTTGTGCCATAACCTGAACATAGATACCATACTCAGATTTGCATTTGACGAATCCTAATTCGACCAATTATGAGTCGATCTTCTTGTTCCATGCCCTAGGTGCCTGCTTGAGATCATATAGCGCTTTGTGCAACTTGTatactttccttgcttcctcTTGAATCAAAAACCCAGGAGGTTGTGTGACATACACCTCTTCATCTAAAGGTCCATTCAAAAATATcgatttcacatctaagtgaaatgtcgACCAATCTTGCTCACATGCCAAGGCTACCACTAGTCGAACAATTTTCAATCTTCTGACAGGTGCAAAGACTTTAGAGTAATCGAGTATTGCTCGCTAAAGAAATACTCAAGCTACCAATCTCGACTTATGTCTTGCTATCGACCCatctgtaagaacaaaaagtgttctacaacagactccatgattttgatgataacaaaggatgaaaccaaaaatggcaccctaacgaaaagtttctaagtgtgcagggttctaaagaaagaagaaacaaatctgatgatgtcatcagatgcaatacaagatcagatacaaattatcaagtatcagaagcatctaaagtggaatctcgtttcaagaagctctgactctggacaaaactgcaaagtatcagaaacatctgaatatgaagtaaagtctagaagctctgactctgaacaaatgccttctgtaaactctggaatttatcagcgctatctgaactctcaagaaataacatcagaagcaagattctccagatacacgaagactctaatcagaattgttaatcatgatgaagtaacgtttaagccaagttaaagttctgcaaatggatttcctcaattagaaagagacgttaatctccacttccaagagagaagatactacttgtggtaagtagtcacttctaagagaaaaagtttactgcagaagctattaatggaatggcgtaactacatctcaatatccaacagattcaacgctacttcaactctacttcaactcctataaatagagaagaaatctcattcagtaaaaaagaaaaatcactagccaactatactgaaattatatcacgctcaagaaaaacatctttgttcttcaaagaatttcactaagcttttgcttatcaagtgaaaaatttgttcttaagtttgtaatatttgctttcttagaagcactctagattacacatcttgtatctaatttttatttgatttcctcaagtgactctttgtagtctgtagacttgagaggactaagagattttcttctctcttaggggttgtttgtaatctttcaagattagtggattaagtccttgttgaaggcgaaatcaccttggccgggtggactggagtagctttgtgttataagcgaaccagtataaaatcattgtgtgatttcattttgcaaaagagcttatttttcaaacaattcaaacccccctttcttgtttttctcaccttcaattggtatcagagctccggctctgttattgattttcaaatcaaacacttaaccgtgtagagagatccagtgcgagaaaaacaaatggcccactcaaatgagaaagattcttacaatgccaagcctcctgtttttgatggagaaaagtttgattactggaaagatagaatcgaaagtttctttctgggttatgatgctgacctctgggacattgtcacagatggatacaaacctccaaccttaaatggagctgaagttcccagaagcaaaatgtcagaagatcagaaacgtgagttcaaaaatcatcacaaggccagaacaatacttctaaatgctatatcatacaacgaatacgaaaagatcaccaacagagagacggctaaagatatacttgactctctgaagatgacccatgaaggaaactcccaagtcaaggagacgaaggctctggcgttgatccagaaatatgaagccttcaagatggaagatgacgaagctatagaagctatgttttccagattccaaactcttattgcaggtcttaaagtgctggacaaaggatacacgactgcagatcatgttaagaagatagtcagaagtctgccaaagaaatggagaccaatggttactgctctgaagttatcaaaggatctgaacaatatcagccttgaagaacttgttagttctctcagaagccatgagatagaactagaggaggatgagcctcagaaaaggaacaagtcagtggcgctgaagtccagatctgaaagacggaagtcagacagaaccaaagctctccaggcagaaactgcagatactgacgactctgaacctgaagactctgatgatgaagaagaactgtccttactaaccagaagagttaagcaactctggaaaagaaggaacaacaacaacttcagaagatcaagacccagaggggatagatcagagtcaacttcaaaaggtaaacctaataaagatattacctgttttgaatgtaaagaaacaggtcattatagaaatgaatgccccaagctgaagaaagataactctaagaaagaaagcttcaagaaaaatgccttcagaacaaagaagggattaatggccacctgggacgatagtgaatccgaatcatcagaatctgactctgatgaacaggccaacgtagctcttatggctaccacatccagcagctcagatgaagaatctgaagaggtattttctgaactttctagatctgacttagaatcatgtttatcagaaactcttacctctcttcagaaactaaaacaaaaagttaaagacattaaaggccttcttaaagcaaaatctgaagtatgtagtagacttgagacaacaattctagcacaagatgatactatcagatctttaacgttagaaaaAGATGGAGCTAAAACcaaaagcttagaattagaaaagcgttgtctcaagcaccacaaacttcaaatgaaattatttataaatatgaagaagcctttcaacaatttctgaagaatgggatagataggagtattatggcatccatgatttatggagtaagtcagaataataaa encodes:
- the LOC127126040 gene encoding U-box domain-containing protein 3 produces the protein MNGKPFTTYLLSISHKNQFQLISICFRIMHLDQMDLASAKCVINSISRFIHLVSCQTVKPAPLQKNCTNMVSVLRCLKPVLDDVFDYKIPLDENLYRECEELDRQVNQAREFIENWSPKTSRVHNVLQSGELLIMLQDTSLRICHIIDRFHKLTSSTSVLNNLQHHMQELKCLKKESTSVYIEEVLRNQKNNTKPSYECQRKIIELLNLMSNQELLKESIAVEKERLNAEVNKTKGELDEINQIANLVCSLRDYAMKTKCPEVKSDVSVPSYFRCPLSLELMLDPVIVASGQTYQRQSIQTWLDSGLNVCPKTHQRLNHAILIPNYTVKAMIASWCEENNVELPHNSKQSNSTQSSPPTDYLLHQDLNRACSFGSSHSSNFNSKSSLQTGNAFEQPKGDDSSRLSGEGETEMFERQSHAPSCSHSRSESFSSSISSTDYVPSVSKKVVEISNKHPNVMLSGEINNNVYPASPANEKVANFPTVSQEQFQSPGSKKATTPGISNKHQNVQEKHQNVPTVSGIPNKHHNVLLSGEINHNVPASPAYKEFGNFPTVSQEQFQSPVSKNAKTPGISDKHQNVQEKHQNVPGVSGMSNKQQNVQEKQENVQKHQNVPTVSGISNMHQNVQEKHQNISTVSGISNKHQNMQEKLENVPRMSGISNKHQNVQEKQENVQEKQENVPTVSGMSNKHQNMLLSGEINNNVFLASHANKEVENFPTVSREQFQSPGSENAAIPGVSNKHQNMLEKHQNVPTVSGISNKQQNVQEKHQNVPTVSGISNKHQNVQEKHQNVPTVSGISNKHQNVLLSGDINNNVFPASPEYKEFGNFPTASREQFQSPGSKYRTTENENKYNNNNDFVFTSHSSSEDDARPVSTSESDKLTTAHVGQLIEYLQSQSKETQASAAEELRLLTKHNMENRIIVGKCGAIMHLLPLLYSDMKIIQEHAVTAILNLSINEDNKTLIMEAGAIEPLIHVLKNGNNGAKENSAATLFSLSVPENSKMKIGRSGAVKALVELLASGTLRGKKDAATALFNLSIFHENKARIVQAGAVKFLVKLLDPADGMVDKAVALLANLSTIPEGRIEIVRERAIPLLVELVESGSHRGKENAASIVLQLSLHSPKFCTFILQEGAVPPIVALSQFGTPRAKEKAQQLLSHFRSQREAANGRGKS